A genomic window from Anthocerotibacter panamensis C109 includes:
- a CDS encoding AAA family ATPase, whose translation MVPLYLTLTNFLSYSHGQLDFTGIHTACICGANGAGKSALLESMGWALWGKCRATNEEDLIRSGTTEAMVDFIFRCEGTSYRVLRVRPRGKSGTLEFQIQQGDGQFRVLTSRTNRQTQEAINQVLRMDYETFINSAYLRQGRADEFTVKKPVERKEVLTEILGLNRYDDLAEKAKEKARDYKTQADLLKEQLQKILEHLGTRLRILEQQTDLEAQQRRLSEEQRLLDAQLLGLQQQVQYRQTLEEQRHLLLQQQEGQGRTLKRTTEEHQRQRQTVNQLEAILTNRTTIEAGYHTYQTLMAQEVSLDQDFVRHQELVEARQRLERELDSQRNQIQLQLQTLVTLLETKQEQRREALDQLKDSDTIEKNLELLRQARERLRDYEERQARAQPQMQERQRLHQQLQSERLELEAQYKEVRYQTQKVAGELARRGLLEKQLEQVSQQTQRLQRQKVYLERVIEKGHESRALKQRYESQLTEYQKQLAELEDKDRFMQQSLTHCPLCHQDLDEEHREQIHVQHEATYRQLQEEELLLQHQISYLDQEIKVLRTAYTEIKPEVDSLDGQLQKQGSLQQQLEAFREKEELLQELKLQERTLKHQLEEETYGLPVRQQIQLVELELKRLDFNENDFALLRAEVDRFRWAELRSQSHQEARRRLEPLDRDIPALEQRCANGRQILAEGKFATQAQEALRHVQTQIQQLHYDPAQHQALKAQLQSERAILRQYEALQQATEEIEVAREWLTRLMEEQTQLTQQLHQLQEHLTRLEGDLGTTTDPQPEMLRVQAQAQHNRTEQDQHYSALGACRQQLEFLDQLEAQQEADRAQMEHCRHQHSLYKELATAFGKNGIQALIIESVLPELEQEANQLLARLSENQLHVRFITQKATKTTAKLIETLDILIADSRGTRPYETYSGGEAFRVNFAIRLALSRLLARRSGAALQTLIVDEGFGSQDRDGRERLVEAINLIAHEFERILVITHINDLKEVFPARVEVEKGERGSQLSVVL comes from the coding sequence ATGGTTCCTTTGTACCTCACCCTGACTAACTTCCTGAGCTACAGCCATGGTCAGTTAGATTTCACGGGTATCCATACAGCTTGCATCTGTGGGGCCAATGGGGCGGGCAAATCAGCTTTATTGGAGTCGATGGGCTGGGCTTTGTGGGGGAAGTGTCGGGCGACCAACGAAGAAGACCTCATCCGCAGCGGCACAACCGAGGCTATGGTGGATTTTATTTTTCGCTGTGAGGGCACCAGCTACCGGGTGTTGAGGGTCCGTCCACGGGGGAAGTCGGGGACATTGGAGTTTCAGATCCAGCAAGGGGACGGGCAATTTCGGGTGCTGACCAGCCGGACCAACCGCCAGACCCAGGAGGCTATCAATCAAGTCCTGCGCATGGACTACGAGACTTTTATTAATTCAGCCTACCTGCGCCAGGGGCGAGCGGATGAATTCACTGTCAAAAAGCCTGTGGAGCGCAAGGAAGTCCTGACGGAGATCCTGGGACTCAACCGCTATGACGACTTGGCTGAGAAGGCCAAAGAAAAAGCTCGGGACTACAAAACCCAGGCTGACCTCCTCAAAGAGCAGCTTCAGAAGATTCTTGAACACCTAGGCACCCGTCTACGCATCCTGGAACAACAGACTGATCTTGAAGCACAACAGCGGCGGTTGAGCGAGGAGCAACGGCTCTTGGACGCACAACTGCTAGGACTTCAGCAACAGGTGCAGTACCGTCAGACCCTAGAGGAACAACGACACCTGCTGCTCCAACAGCAAGAAGGACAGGGGCGGACCCTCAAGCGGACCACGGAAGAGCACCAGCGCCAACGCCAGACGGTCAACCAACTGGAGGCGATCCTCACCAACCGCACCACCATCGAAGCGGGATATCACACCTATCAAACCCTCATGGCGCAGGAAGTGAGCCTGGACCAAGACTTTGTCCGTCATCAAGAACTGGTCGAAGCCCGCCAACGGCTGGAGCGAGAGCTGGACAGCCAGCGCAATCAGATCCAACTCCAACTCCAAACCCTCGTCACGCTCCTGGAGACCAAACAAGAGCAACGCCGCGAAGCCCTCGACCAGCTTAAGGACAGCGACACCATCGAAAAGAATCTGGAGCTACTCAGACAAGCCCGAGAGCGGCTGCGGGACTATGAAGAGCGGCAAGCCCGCGCCCAACCCCAGATGCAAGAGCGCCAGCGCCTGCACCAACAATTGCAGTCTGAGCGCTTGGAATTGGAAGCCCAATATAAAGAAGTCCGCTACCAAACCCAGAAAGTCGCCGGAGAACTGGCGCGCCGGGGTCTTTTAGAAAAACAACTGGAACAAGTGAGCCAGCAGACCCAGCGCCTGCAACGCCAAAAAGTCTACTTGGAGCGCGTCATCGAGAAGGGCCATGAGAGCCGTGCGCTCAAACAACGCTACGAGAGCCAACTCACCGAATATCAGAAGCAACTAGCTGAATTGGAAGATAAAGACCGTTTTATGCAACAGTCACTCACCCATTGCCCGCTCTGCCATCAAGATTTGGATGAAGAGCACCGCGAGCAGATCCATGTCCAGCATGAAGCTACGTATCGCCAGCTTCAGGAAGAAGAATTGCTCCTCCAGCACCAGATTAGCTATCTAGACCAGGAAATCAAAGTCCTACGCACCGCCTACACCGAGATCAAACCAGAAGTAGACAGCCTGGATGGACAACTCCAAAAACAGGGCAGCCTCCAGCAACAGTTAGAGGCTTTTCGAGAAAAAGAAGAACTGCTGCAAGAACTCAAGCTTCAAGAGCGGACCCTCAAGCACCAATTAGAAGAGGAGACCTACGGTCTGCCGGTACGCCAGCAGATTCAACTGGTCGAACTAGAACTCAAACGCCTCGACTTCAACGAAAATGACTTCGCGCTCCTTCGCGCTGAGGTGGACCGTTTCCGCTGGGCCGAACTGCGCTCCCAGAGCCACCAGGAGGCCCGCCGCCGCCTGGAGCCCTTGGATAGAGACATCCCCGCCCTGGAGCAGCGCTGCGCCAACGGCAGGCAGATCCTCGCCGAGGGCAAATTCGCCACTCAGGCCCAGGAAGCCCTGCGGCACGTTCAGACCCAGATCCAGCAACTGCACTACGACCCCGCCCAGCATCAGGCCCTCAAAGCCCAACTCCAGAGCGAACGGGCCATCTTGCGCCAGTACGAAGCGTTGCAACAGGCTACCGAAGAGATTGAAGTAGCCCGCGAATGGCTCACCCGCCTCATGGAAGAGCAGACCCAGCTCACCCAGCAGCTGCACCAGCTTCAGGAGCACCTGACCCGCCTGGAGGGAGACCTGGGTACCACCACCGACCCCCAACCCGAAATGCTACGGGTGCAAGCCCAAGCCCAGCACAACCGCACCGAGCAGGACCAGCACTACAGTGCCTTAGGAGCGTGCCGCCAACAGCTCGAATTCCTGGACCAGCTAGAAGCCCAACAGGAGGCTGACCGGGCACAAATGGAGCACTGTCGCCACCAGCACAGCCTCTACAAAGAGTTGGCGACAGCCTTCGGCAAGAACGGTATTCAGGCGCTGATCATCGAGAGCGTTTTGCCGGAATTGGAGCAAGAGGCCAACCAACTGCTGGCCCGCCTCAGTGAAAACCAGCTCCATGTCCGCTTCATCACCCAAAAAGCGACCAAGACCACCGCCAAACTCATCGAGACCTTGGATATCCTCATTGCCGACAGCCGGGGCACCCGCCCCTACGAGACCTATTCCGGCGGCGAAGCCTTCCGCGTCAACTTCGCCATCCGCCTTGCCCTCTCGCGCCTGTTGGCACGCCGCTCTGGGGCTGCGCTCCAGACCTTGATTGTCGATGAGGGCTTCGGCTCCCAGGACCGGGATGGGCGCGAACGGTTGGTCGAGGCCATCAACCTGATCGCCCACGAGTTTGAGCGCATCCTCGTCATTACCCATATCAATGACCTCAAAGAGGTTTTCCCGGCCCGCGTCGAAGTGGAGAAAGGGGAACGCGGCTCTCAATTGAGTGTGGTACTATAA
- a CDS encoding super-infection exclusion protein B has protein sequence MPQTLPTRVSALSPKVLPVLAQRPVRLLSAMPSRFFKPRILLSLGFLGLLVLFLPQAIALQFGILPLHKGLGRSWVGGMTLACFTFWLVQTGEVLARQGHFAYARWRQVSATRHAVLEAIHGLSSEERLILGYCLWRHQRTVFLDPSDPAALVLTHKGLLVRAEGTGGGLMWPFTVPYFVWRYLQRPGREFLPPSRREHPQTQRVFEEFERSLSFASLEDIFV, from the coding sequence ATGCCCCAAACCCTCCCGACCCGTGTCAGTGCCCTAAGTCCTAAAGTTCTCCCAGTACTTGCTCAGCGCCCTGTGCGTCTGCTATCTGCTATGCCCTCTAGGTTTTTCAAGCCCCGCATACTCTTGAGTCTGGGATTTTTGGGTCTGCTGGTGTTGTTTCTCCCTCAAGCTATCGCGCTACAGTTTGGCATTTTGCCGCTGCACAAAGGGTTGGGTCGCAGTTGGGTCGGGGGGATGACGCTGGCTTGTTTCACCTTTTGGCTGGTGCAGACTGGGGAGGTTTTGGCTCGTCAAGGGCACTTTGCCTATGCCCGCTGGCGTCAGGTCAGCGCCACACGCCACGCGGTACTAGAGGCTATTCACGGGCTCTCTTCTGAAGAACGGCTCATTCTTGGGTACTGTCTATGGCGACATCAGCGCACAGTCTTTCTAGATCCCAGTGACCCGGCAGCGTTGGTACTCACGCACAAGGGATTGTTGGTCCGAGCCGAGGGGACAGGCGGTGGGCTCATGTGGCCTTTCACAGTTCCCTATTTTGTCTGGCGCTATCTACAGCGACCGGGCCGCGAATTCCTGCCACCATCGCGCCGGGAACACCCCCAAACCCAGCGCGTTTTTGAGGAATTTGAGCGCTCCTTGAGCTTTGCTTCGTTGGAGGACATTTTTGTATGA
- a CDS encoding PEP-CTERM sorting domain-containing protein (PEP-CTERM proteins occur, often in large numbers, in the proteomes of bacteria that also encode an exosortase, a predicted intramembrane cysteine proteinase. The presence of a PEP-CTERM domain at a protein's C-terminus predicts cleavage within the sorting domain, followed by covalent anchoring to some some component of the (usually Gram-negative) cell surface. Many PEP-CTERM proteins exhibit an unusual sequence composition that includes large numbers of potential glycosylation sites. Expression of one such protein has been shown restore the ability of a bacterium to form floc, a type of biofilm.), translated as MAALLILGQPTSAATFTELEPNDNFAQAQFVEPADPFDNLITVSGTRAGGGATSASSADYYSFVASAGDVVDLFVSGTFNQQGPLSEDVILALYDASFNLIGFDDDTNGNFLPLIANFEFLAGGTYFVAVGDFGDVGNPLNGGNGILAGGGATRYGYTLNINTTTAVPEPVSTAGFLALGAMGLASRLKGRHHRQSMLTTEKRSQ; from the coding sequence TTGGCAGCCCTCCTGATACTGGGGCAACCTACAAGCGCAGCGACCTTTACTGAGCTTGAACCCAATGATAATTTTGCCCAGGCACAATTCGTCGAACCCGCCGATCCTTTCGATAACCTGATTACGGTCAGCGGAACTCGAGCAGGGGGAGGGGCTACTAGTGCCAGCAGTGCCGACTACTATAGCTTTGTCGCGTCTGCCGGAGATGTCGTTGACCTCTTTGTCTCCGGGACTTTTAACCAGCAAGGACCGCTCTCTGAAGATGTGATCCTGGCGCTGTATGACGCTTCTTTTAACTTGATTGGCTTTGACGATGATACCAATGGCAATTTTTTACCTTTGATTGCAAATTTTGAGTTTCTGGCTGGAGGTACCTACTTTGTTGCTGTTGGGGATTTTGGCGATGTCGGTAATCCTCTCAATGGCGGGAATGGAATTTTAGCCGGAGGCGGTGCCACGCGCTACGGCTACACCCTCAACATCAATACCACCACCGCAGTTCCTGAACCTGTCTCTACGGCAGGCTTCCTGGCATTGGGTGCCATGGGCTTGGCCTCCCGTCTCAAAGGACGGCACCATCGTCAATCTATGCTCACAACAGAAAAACGGTCCCAATAA
- a CDS encoding alkaline phosphatase: protein MKALFWKRASLVLAATLALVPLAAPVLAGPDDDARFRQNGTTRNSVDPIQSGGLLADFPTNAEPNTGLRIMPPTETQLIVGQRFDLRVETQVPGATAPTLVSLTVNGTDITASFNAKVAAQGAGLESGNQGLATTLYGNTVRNMSFSAPGSYTVTATVNVGGTNRTITNNYRVASYAFRGNVKHVVFFLGDALGLPVRSAARIVGKGIFEGRGNGKLNMDAMDEYGLVHTSSFDSVITDSAPGMANYVTGLKQPNNGLNVSPDNTPDQTLDNPRIETLWEFMKRTQGWKTGVVSDAFITDATPAAGAAHTRNRGDRRAIAQQFLDFYQDGTAQPLTGYAGLRELTQPLDVILGSGAIDFLGTTTLTPGSNISTFYQYSATSGRTDVDLVSLATGLGYATPKTLAELNSAPNNQPILGLFTGEFRTTSSGLGTDNIPGVLDRLVALGQATIQGRGASDPLLGMTGAPPNGTGCGATIRDCFAAVPSKPQMVTKAMTVLNNLAGPSGGWMLMVEQSQTDKLGHPLEYERVVYEALELDNTLGGVISSPTFRNRDTLVVLSADHAQPETIIGVALPGSIVAGGATPSGGCFTPSTTYPITLGSAADTQRPCPLQDVVGTFNDGTFPTYTDANGDGYPDESDPTVKLILEDGGRPTYTQNYLTNFQPLNPAGSNAAFPNPARDPDGLLLTGNLPTRNVVQGPSPLSASSANKTNGNTGVAPHSGEDVPLSASGPGADLFAGVYENTDVHVRIASALSGRTSRRSLNLGTPFTGVPNATPPGSNLSGF, encoded by the coding sequence ATGAAAGCTCTCTTTTGGAAGCGTGCTTCCCTAGTCCTGGCGGCAACCCTTGCCCTTGTCCCCCTGGCCGCCCCGGTCCTGGCTGGTCCTGACGATGACGCCCGTTTTCGCCAAAACGGCACCACCCGCAACAGCGTAGACCCGATTCAGTCCGGCGGGCTGTTGGCTGACTTCCCGACCAATGCCGAACCCAACACCGGCTTGCGGATCATGCCCCCCACCGAGACCCAGCTCATTGTGGGTCAGCGCTTTGACCTGAGGGTCGAGACCCAGGTTCCGGGAGCCACAGCCCCGACCTTGGTCAGCCTTACGGTCAATGGCACCGATATCACCGCTTCGTTCAACGCCAAGGTTGCTGCTCAAGGAGCTGGCCTGGAAAGTGGCAACCAAGGGCTCGCTACGACCCTCTATGGCAACACAGTCCGCAACATGTCGTTTAGCGCTCCGGGCTCCTACACCGTGACGGCGACGGTCAACGTAGGTGGGACAAACCGTACCATTACCAATAACTACCGGGTCGCAAGCTACGCCTTCCGGGGCAATGTCAAGCATGTGGTCTTTTTCCTGGGTGATGCCCTGGGGCTACCTGTCCGCTCTGCCGCTCGGATCGTTGGCAAGGGGATCTTCGAAGGCCGGGGCAATGGCAAGCTCAACATGGACGCCATGGATGAGTACGGCCTCGTGCACACTTCGTCTTTTGATAGTGTCATCACCGACTCTGCCCCCGGCATGGCTAACTATGTCACCGGCCTCAAACAGCCCAACAACGGCCTCAACGTCTCCCCGGACAACACACCCGACCAAACCCTGGATAACCCGCGCATCGAGACGCTTTGGGAGTTCATGAAGCGTACCCAAGGCTGGAAAACTGGGGTCGTGAGTGACGCCTTTATCACCGATGCCACGCCCGCTGCCGGAGCGGCCCACACCCGTAACCGAGGCGACCGCAGAGCCATTGCCCAGCAATTTCTAGACTTCTACCAAGACGGTACAGCCCAACCCCTCACCGGCTACGCTGGACTGCGGGAGCTGACCCAGCCCTTGGATGTGATCCTGGGCAGTGGAGCCATTGACTTCCTCGGGACCACCACGCTCACGCCCGGTTCTAACATCTCTACTTTTTACCAATACTCGGCAACCTCAGGGCGCACCGACGTAGATCTAGTGTCCCTTGCCACGGGCCTGGGCTACGCTACACCAAAAACCCTGGCTGAGCTGAACAGCGCCCCCAATAACCAACCGATTTTGGGCCTCTTTACCGGAGAATTCCGCACCACTTCCAGCGGTTTGGGAACCGACAACATCCCCGGCGTACTCGACCGGCTGGTAGCCTTGGGTCAGGCGACGATTCAGGGCCGGGGAGCCAGTGACCCCCTCCTGGGTATGACGGGTGCACCCCCCAACGGGACCGGCTGCGGTGCAACTATCCGCGACTGTTTCGCTGCGGTGCCTTCCAAGCCCCAGATGGTGACTAAGGCGATGACGGTCCTCAACAACTTGGCAGGTCCGAGTGGTGGTTGGATGCTGATGGTCGAGCAATCCCAGACCGACAAACTGGGCCACCCCCTGGAATATGAGCGCGTTGTTTATGAAGCCCTGGAATTGGACAACACCCTCGGCGGCGTGATCAGCAGTCCTACCTTCCGCAACCGGGACACGTTAGTCGTGCTTTCAGCAGACCATGCCCAGCCAGAGACGATCATCGGGGTGGCACTCCCTGGCTCGATTGTCGCTGGTGGAGCCACGCCCTCAGGCGGCTGCTTTACCCCAAGCACGACCTATCCCATCACCCTCGGTTCAGCGGCGGATACCCAACGCCCCTGCCCCTTGCAGGACGTAGTTGGAACCTTTAACGACGGAACGTTCCCGACCTATACCGATGCCAACGGGGACGGCTACCCCGACGAATCCGACCCGACGGTCAAGCTAATTCTGGAAGACGGCGGACGCCCGACCTACACCCAGAACTACCTGACCAACTTCCAACCGCTCAACCCCGCTGGAAGCAACGCCGCCTTCCCCAACCCAGCGCGTGACCCCGACGGCCTCTTGCTAACGGGCAACCTGCCGACCCGGAACGTCGTTCAAGGCCCCAGCCCGCTCAGTGCTTCGTCTGCCAACAAGACCAACGGCAACACCGGGGTCGCACCGCACTCCGGCGAGGATGTTCCTCTGAGCGCTTCTGGCCCTGGTGCTGATCTCTTTGCTGGAGTCTACGAGAACACTGATGTCCATGTGCGGATCGCCAGTGCCCTCTCCGGCAGAACCAGCCGCCGCAGCCTAAACCTCGGTACGCCCTTCACGGGTGTCCCCAATGCCACCCCACCGGGTAGTAACCTGTCCGGTTTCTAA
- a CDS encoding carboxypeptidase-like regulatory domain-containing protein: MRIFCVPLLALTLLGMAPVQAEAIYGRVYDTLKGKTFPNTRVVLGSNPKLETTTDQDGSYWFHGVKPGPYLIYLYPAGREVIGRLVVYKAPTTIGNLDLAKIEAPETEDAY, encoded by the coding sequence ATGCGTATCTTCTGTGTCCCGCTGCTTGCCCTCACGCTCCTCGGCATGGCTCCGGTGCAGGCTGAGGCTATCTATGGGCGGGTCTACGACACGTTGAAGGGAAAAACGTTCCCTAACACGCGGGTTGTCTTGGGCAGCAATCCCAAGCTCGAAACCACCACCGACCAGGATGGCTCTTACTGGTTCCACGGCGTGAAACCCGGACCCTACTTGATTTATCTTTACCCTGCGGGGCGTGAAGTCATCGGGCGGTTGGTGGTCTATAAAGCCCCTACAACCATCGGCAACCTCGATCTAGCCAAGATCGAAGCCCCCGAAACCGAAGACGCGTACTAG
- a CDS encoding M20/M25/M40 family metallo-hydrolase, which produces MTQRFPSMRPLVAALASLVWAMPANAQVTFSNALVREMQQVQEAALKSDYAYRQVAYLCNNIGPRLSGSPQAQTAVEYVAAEMKRLGLEITLEKVQVPHWVRGIETAALTQFQGQAPGTTQKIVLTALGGSVATPESGLSAPVVVVNDFAELESLDKEKIAGNIVLFNHSFDQQLAATGFGLDAYGQAVGYRGSGASAAARLGAVASLVRSVGGATYRLPHTGALRYAQDAPKIPAAAVAAEDADLIARLSTQGPVRLQLTLTPKTLPDTTSYNVIADLKGSEHPEEIVIVSGHLDSWDLGTGALDDASGVAVAMETAQVFQKLGLRPKRTLRVIAWINEENGLAGARTYVERHQADLAKHVAAIESDLGAGHPIGFEARISPAALAQLAPVSRVLERSGAGIRRLSENPAPDLGPLIPLGVPAFGLLQDNRTYFDYHHTAADTLDKVNPQELAQNSAVMAVLAYALTNSPQPLTR; this is translated from the coding sequence ATGACCCAGCGTTTCCCGTCGATGCGGCCCCTGGTTGCAGCCCTTGCCAGTCTCGTTTGGGCGATGCCCGCTAACGCCCAGGTTACGTTCTCCAATGCCCTCGTCCGTGAAATGCAGCAAGTCCAAGAGGCTGCACTCAAAAGCGACTATGCCTACCGGCAGGTGGCCTACCTGTGCAACAATATCGGGCCGCGCCTGAGTGGTTCTCCCCAAGCTCAGACCGCAGTGGAGTATGTCGCTGCCGAAATGAAACGCCTCGGGCTGGAGATCACCCTCGAAAAAGTCCAGGTTCCCCATTGGGTGCGGGGTATCGAGACCGCTGCTCTGACCCAATTTCAGGGACAAGCTCCCGGAACGACCCAGAAGATTGTCCTGACTGCCTTGGGCGGGAGCGTGGCGACCCCAGAAAGTGGCCTGAGCGCTCCGGTAGTAGTGGTCAATGATTTTGCTGAACTGGAGTCTTTGGACAAAGAAAAAATTGCTGGGAACATCGTTCTGTTCAACCATTCTTTTGATCAGCAACTGGCTGCGACGGGCTTCGGCTTGGACGCTTACGGACAGGCGGTGGGATATCGCGGGAGTGGTGCGAGTGCGGCTGCGCGATTGGGGGCGGTAGCGTCTCTGGTGCGCTCCGTGGGAGGAGCTACCTATCGCCTGCCCCACACTGGAGCCCTGCGCTACGCCCAGGATGCTCCTAAGATCCCCGCTGCCGCTGTGGCGGCGGAAGATGCTGATCTCATAGCCCGACTCAGCACCCAAGGCCCTGTGCGCCTCCAACTGACGCTCACACCCAAGACGCTCCCTGATACCACAAGCTATAACGTAATCGCCGACCTCAAAGGCAGTGAACACCCCGAAGAAATCGTTATTGTCTCCGGGCACCTAGACTCGTGGGACCTCGGCACCGGAGCGCTAGACGACGCCTCAGGGGTCGCAGTCGCTATGGAGACCGCCCAAGTCTTCCAAAAACTCGGACTGCGTCCCAAGCGCACCCTCCGAGTCATCGCCTGGATCAACGAGGAAAATGGTCTCGCCGGAGCCCGTACGTATGTCGAACGACACCAAGCCGACCTAGCTAAACATGTGGCTGCTATCGAGAGCGATCTGGGAGCCGGACACCCTATCGGCTTTGAGGCCCGCATCAGCCCCGCAGCCTTGGCACAGTTGGCTCCAGTCTCCCGAGTATTGGAGCGCTCTGGGGCAGGCATCCGCCGCCTAAGCGAAAATCCTGCCCCCGATCTCGGTCCGTTGATTCCGCTGGGCGTACCCGCTTTCGGCCTCCTCCAAGACAACCGCACCTACTTTGATTATCACCACACCGCTGCCGACACCTTGGATAAAGTCAATCCCCAGGAATTGGCCCAGAATAGCGCCGTCATGGCTGTCCTCGCCTACGCTTTGACCAACAGCCCCCAGCCCCTTACGCGCTGA
- a CDS encoding ATP-binding protein has product MHPHIVLEDRNDYQCLQAAIHEIYQALVRIAQQRQNLPISEVPTPEQVHNQPFVALEHLCETFNLSAFERDVLLLCAGMELHTYFRTLCAVAQDNSLPYPTFHLAISLFPNFSKSALTPKSPLLHWHLIEVGEGPLFLSPLRIERTILYYLMGEICLDSRLTGIVQPIPPDPTPLQPSHQALVTQILAVWRQSTIRLPIVQLCGADSAVMRAIASSACTQAGYPLSVVAAHHLPVDPQALTAWLQCWERQARLTGDVLLVECEDTLMTGSPHQVALELLAERLAGRILVAGRERQHLRHRPLHLVDVQPLTRAEQLILWQQTLGPLADTLNGQMETLVFQFNLTQTAIQSAGEAVVGQLHPSETPHELSTALWSQCRAQARPRLESLAQRIASTATWEDLVLPEAQLQTLREIVACVQQRTTVYETWGLARSSPRGLGISALFAGGSGTGKTLSAEVLAGELHLDLYRIDLSTIVSKYIGETEKNLSRIFDAAEAGGAILLFDEADALFGKRSEVKDSHDRHANIEVSYLLQRMEAYQGLAILTTNLKDNLDTAFMRRIRFTVRYPFPDFQQRAKIWEWVFPKAVPTEGLEVEKLARLNVTGGSIRNIALNAAFLAAQAREQVGMKHLLRAARTEYSKTEKMLSDTEVKGWI; this is encoded by the coding sequence ATGCACCCACACATCGTTCTAGAAGACAGAAACGATTATCAATGCCTACAGGCTGCCATTCATGAAATTTATCAAGCTCTAGTGCGCATAGCCCAACAAAGGCAAAACCTACCTATTTCCGAGGTGCCTACCCCGGAGCAAGTACACAACCAGCCCTTTGTTGCGTTAGAGCACCTTTGTGAGACATTCAACTTGTCAGCGTTTGAGCGTGATGTGCTGCTCTTGTGTGCTGGGATGGAACTACACACGTATTTCAGAACCCTGTGTGCTGTGGCCCAGGACAATTCCCTGCCGTATCCGACGTTCCATTTAGCAATAAGTCTCTTCCCCAATTTCTCAAAGAGCGCCCTGACCCCCAAATCCCCCTTGCTGCACTGGCATTTGATTGAGGTAGGCGAAGGACCACTATTTTTGAGCCCGTTACGCATTGAGCGCACTATCCTTTATTACCTGATGGGTGAAATTTGCTTGGACTCCCGTTTGACCGGAATTGTCCAGCCCATCCCCCCGGACCCCACCCCCTTGCAACCTTCCCACCAAGCCCTTGTTACTCAAATCCTGGCTGTCTGGAGGCAGTCCACCATACGCCTACCCATCGTGCAATTGTGTGGAGCGGATAGCGCCGTCATGCGGGCTATTGCCAGCAGTGCCTGTACACAAGCGGGTTATCCACTGAGTGTTGTGGCAGCGCATCATTTACCCGTTGACCCGCAAGCGTTGACCGCGTGGCTCCAGTGCTGGGAACGTCAAGCGCGACTTACCGGGGACGTGCTCCTAGTCGAATGTGAAGATACCTTAATGACGGGTAGCCCCCATCAAGTAGCTCTAGAACTGCTAGCTGAACGGCTGGCTGGACGTATCCTCGTAGCGGGGCGCGAACGCCAACACCTGCGCCACCGCCCATTGCACCTTGTCGATGTCCAGCCGCTCACCCGCGCCGAGCAGTTGATACTCTGGCAGCAAACCCTGGGTCCACTGGCTGACACCCTCAACGGTCAGATGGAGACGCTGGTTTTCCAGTTCAACCTCACACAGACGGCTATTCAGTCTGCCGGGGAAGCGGTTGTGGGTCAGTTGCATCCATCTGAGACCCCGCATGAGTTGAGTACCGCTCTTTGGAGCCAGTGCCGCGCCCAAGCCCGCCCCCGGTTGGAATCCTTAGCCCAACGCATTGCGTCCACCGCCACCTGGGAAGACCTAGTCCTACCAGAGGCACAACTCCAGACCCTGCGCGAGATCGTTGCCTGTGTCCAACAGCGGACGACTGTCTATGAAACATGGGGTCTTGCCCGCTCTAGCCCACGCGGTTTGGGCATTAGTGCACTTTTTGCAGGGGGTAGTGGTACAGGCAAAACCCTGTCCGCTGAAGTGCTGGCAGGAGAACTGCATCTGGACCTGTACCGCATTGACCTCAGTACTATCGTCAGCAAATATATAGGCGAGACGGAGAAGAATCTAAGCCGGATCTTTGATGCCGCTGAAGCGGGCGGAGCCATTCTCTTGTTTGATGAAGCAGATGCCCTGTTTGGCAAGAGAAGCGAAGTCAAAGACAGTCACGACCGACACGCTAATATTGAGGTCAGCTATCTGTTGCAGCGTATGGAAGCCTATCAGGGGCTGGCTATTTTGACCACAAACCTCAAGGACAATCTAGATACAGCGTTTATGCGTAGGATTCGGTTTACGGTGCGCTATCCGTTTCCTGATTTTCAGCAACGGGCGAAGATTTGGGAGTGGGTTTTTCCAAAGGCAGTACCAACGGAAGGTCTTGAGGTAGAGAAATTGGCCCGACTGAATGTTACGGGAGGTAGCATCCGTAACATTGCGCTCAATGCAGCCTTTCTCGCGGCTCAGGCTAGAGAGCAGGTGGGGATGAAACACCTGTTGCGCGCGGCACGCACAGAATACAGCAAAACGGAGAAGATGCTCAGCGACACCGAGGTCAAAGGCTGGATATAA